The region GGAAAACTTATTTTGcatacagattttttttttagatatatatatatatatatatatatatatatatatatatatggtgtttGAAAGCAATATAGcaatagtttaaattaaataagccAAATTCATCACCCACATAGATGTGTCAGCATGTGTgcgagagagaggaagagaaagaggaTGAAATCGGGATGTGTgcgagagagagggagagagaggggatGAAATCGGGATCCAAGCAGACTACCTTCACCCAATATTGTGCTTTGTGGAACGTCTCTGGGCTTGTTATATCATAAACAATAACTGCAACTGCAGCACCCCTGTAATATAGTGGTGCCAGTGCAGCATACCTgagcaagaaacaaaaatcaaccaGAGCTTTGGTATTCATGAAGGAAACGGTGAAGAGGAGGGTCAtccaggagaaaaaaaatattagaagacaaacttttccaaagaatttCAAAAGTGGACTTGTTTGCTTCTATCTGTGCACACGTGTGCGGGTGATGAACAGAATAAACACTTGGCCCAATAATACCTTTCCTGTCCTGCAGTATCCCATATCTCAAACTTAACTGTTGTAGAATCTTGTAATGCTATCGTTTGTGACAAAAAAGAAGCTCCAATAGTTACCTGGAAATTAAAACCaacaaatctaaataaatttttcaaagagTAGTTCTAGCCTTCTAGAGCCTATGtctatgtatgtgtgtgtgcatgtgagagagagggagggaggaggAAGAGGCGGAGAGGCTCAAATAATGAATGGCAAAGAATGATGGATTCCTTACCTTGGATGTTGGATCAAACTGACCACGAACAAAACGAAGAACAATACAGCTTTTACCAACACCAGAATCCCCTAACAAAACCAACTGTTCACAGCATTGGAATGAAAAGTCAGCTGTATTCACTTTGAAAAGTGTGATATGCTTTATCATTGTTCTTGAAAACACAAGTactttgtatttgatttttcataGACACATTAAAATCAAGAGATGGTTAAAATGCTCCTCCTACAATGTATATTCAATCATGAGTATTTTGATGGTCCAAAGTTACATATAAAACGTATAGTTGCACCATGCATGACATGCAGACATATGATTTGACCTTTTAAACCATCTTTCTGAATCAGATTCTGTGCAAACCTAGAGAGACTTAAATTTAGAGCAAACTGCAGTATATTATATCATCAGCTAACTGTAACAAAGTTAGTCAATATATGACTACAGAAGTTAGCAGAATGATTCACAGAAACAACCTGAGAAATGTTCGAGATTGTATACATGAAGGCTAAGAacaatttttttcccaaaagTAAAAACTTAATTCAAGATTTCAAACAGAGCACATAGCACTGCACCacaacaaaagataaaaacagaGTGGTCATAAGCACCACCATTAACTCCCCCAAGCCCaaccaaaataaagaaaagaacggACAACATGATAAAATAGCAACCATCTTTCCTATTTGGATCAAAAGTCCACTAGTCACAGCTTCAAACACAATGCCGCGGTCTGAAAAAGAAGATGCCGATGCACATTTTCATCAACAGCTGCCAAAAGCCTCAAACGGCTTGGAATTAGAGCAATCCTGATCAAGTCAGCCCcccaaaaaattatgaaaaattcaaATGGTATCAGCTGCTAGCCTAATCCCACTTCAATACTTGCTACCTTACCCGCATGCATCTTAAGACTGTCCAACCAAATCGcacacagaaaaaataaaaacaacaaccaGTCTAAAATCTGAAGCCCATAAATTTACCTTCACACGTAGGTTTTTGGCATCTACCACTCCACCACTCTCTGAATTGTTAAGTCCGCCCAACCTCCCAGTACTTCTATCTACATACATTTTCCCCAACAGAAACACCCAAAATTagccacaattatcaaataaaatcaatatatcaaaTACTTGCTTAACAACCAAAACCCAGAATAAACAGCCACCGAAACTAGAAGACCAAAATTTCTACCTTTACAGAAAATTTAGCAAAAATCCTCAAAAAGGCCAGTATACTAAACtattttatcaacaaaaaacTTTCTCAAACCCTATTTACCAAAAACCCATTTCCCCGATCACACACTAATCTCCCAAATTCCCTTCCAACTCAATAAATTAACCAAATCAAAGCTATCAAACATCAAAATTGCATTTTGATCCACTTAATTTACAAtaataccaaaataaaatcataacccAAGAGTTGGAACTTATGGCTTTCAATAGAATTGAAAGACccacaaagaaaaaatttaggGATTTGCCTGGAAGAGAAGAGGAGCAACCCATGACCTTCTTGTTGAGATACTGTAAGGTGTAATTAACACTGTAAATGTAGAATGAGTAATTGGGGTTTTACCAGGTTTGattctttttcctctctcttttagCTGATTGCAAGGTCGTTAATGGCTGTTACACTTGCTTTTTGTTAAGGTTTCTTTTATTCGACTTGGATTGCTTGCATATGGTGCAACGTGTTTCTCATTTCTGTCGAAGTGTTTTGTCCAAATTACAAATTGGTCCCATATTTTGTGGTAAATATCATGTCTAACACTCTACTTAAAAAACATCTCGTGAATACAAACAATTCGAGTATAAATACAGTATCTAATAAGATAAGAATATGcatttagtttatatataaaagttaagtGGGAATCCTCTATCCTATATTTAGATGTGAAAGACACAATATTTCTtatcaaataatgattttttttattttattattttttaaaaaaataaagaaaataactttaaatacttatgcccttttcttttaaacgAACAACTGGTGGATGGAGACTTTCAAGATGGAAGGCACACGATAAGCTTGCTTGATTGGATCAATATCATAGCTAAGTATTACATTGTTATTACAGGATTATGTCATTTCATGCcgtaattaattataaataataatagtaataatttttatacGAGAGAGAGAAGGGTTATAATTATAATCTTGTAAGTGGCTAAGATTTTGTCCCTTTTACAAGCTTTGAAGGAAGTACTAAAATGAATTTCGAACTCGATGGATTCGAATCCAAGTCCCCTTCCACTAACTTAATGGAATGTCTGCATGTATAGCATGgagatataaaattaagattgcgTTGTATATCTTGTAGTTTAACcgatcaagttttaaatttattttttaaaagtttgtaTCTTACAAGCtttaaaaccacaaaaaatttacatgatcgttaactttaagattcatgaaattaattaaggtaTATGTAATCTGATTCAGATAtctacatta is a window of Populus nigra chromosome 10, ddPopNigr1.1, whole genome shotgun sequence DNA encoding:
- the LOC133704574 gene encoding ras-related protein RABF1-like; the protein is MGCSSSLPDRSTGRLGGLNNSESGGVVDAKNLRVKLVLLGDSGVGKSCIVLRFVRGQFDPTSKVTIGASFLSQTIALQDSTTVKFEIWDTAGQERYAALAPLYYRGAAVAVIVYDITSPETFHKAQYWVKELQKHGSPDIVMALVGNKADLQEKREVPTQDGIDYAEKNGMFFMETSAKTADNINQLFEEIAKRLPRPSST